CTGACCCGCCGGTTCGCCTGGCGCGGCGCCGCCATGGCCGTGCTGGCCGCGATCGCCGTCGGTTCCGGCGCGGTCGTGCTGGCCACCCCCGACCGGGTCGCCGACGCGATCCTTCCCGCCATCGCCGGGGTCGCCCTGGTGGGGGTGGCCAACACCGCCAACACCCTGCTGCTCGTCTACAACGGTCTCGTCCGGCTGCGCGAGCGCGAGTCGCGAGCCTGGAGCCTCATCGAGGTCCAGCTCAACCGCCGGGCCGAGCTCATCCCCCAGCTCGTCACCTGTGTGTCCACCTACGCCTCGCTCGAAGCCGACACCCAGCAGCGAATCGCCGGACTGCGCTCGGGCACCTGGACCGACACCGGCCACGAGCTCCCCGACGAGGCCGACATCGAACACGCCACCGAGACCGCCGCCCGCCAGACCGACACGGCACGATCACTGATCGGCCTCGCCGAGTCCTACCCCGACCTGAAGGCCGACGAGCTGTTCGCCCAGCTGTCCGACCAGCTCGTCGACAGCGAGAACCGCATCGCCCTCGCTCGGGGGTACTTCAACGACAGCGTGACCGCCCTGGCGGACCGGGCCCGCACCTTCCCCGCATCGATCGTCGCCAACCGGATGAACCTCGGCACCCGCCGCCACCTCACCTTCGGCGGTGACGAGCAGTAGGCCCGCCGGTACGCTCCCGGCCATGGACCTGCGCATCTTCACCGAACCACAGCAAGGCGCCACCTACGACCAGCTGCTGGCCGTCGCCAAAGCCACCGAGGACCACGGCTTCGACGCCTTCTTCCGATCCGACCACTACGTGAAGATGGGCAACGTGTCCGGACTGCCCGGTCCGACCGACGCCTGGGTGACCCTCGGCGGCCTCGCCCGCGAGACCAGCCGCATCCGCCTCGGCACCCTCGTCAGCGCCATGACGTTCCGCCTGCCGGGCCCCCTCGCCATCTCGGTCGCCCAGGTCGACCAGATGAGCGGTGGCCGGGTCGAGTTGGGTCTGGGCACCGGTTGGTACGACGCCGAGCACACCGCCTACGGCATCCCCTTCCCACCGTTGGGCGAGCGCTTCGAACGCCTCGACGAGCAGCTGGCGGCCATCACCGGCATGTGGGCCACCCCCGAGGGCGAGACCTTCACGATGGACGGCCGGCACTACACCTTCACCGACTCGCCCGCGCTGCCCAAGCCGGTGCAGTCGCCCCGCCCACCGGTCATCGTCGGCGGCGGCGGCCCGACCAGGACCCCCCGCCTGGCCGCCCGCTACGCCGACGAGTTCAACCTCCCGTTCTCACCCGTCGAGCGCTTCGCCGCCCAGCGCGACCGCGTCACCGCCGCCTGCGAGGCCATCGACCGCGACCCCGCCACCATGAGATGGT
The sequence above is drawn from the Acidimicrobiales bacterium genome and encodes:
- a CDS encoding LemA family protein, translated to MPALMAALIAAMGAVLLWQSFSDQRMRRLITDTPTSKARGVFIGFNEVVGTATADRPLLTRFSREPCVFHDYVELQEIRRRRNDSQRSRRSWIRAGSDRRAVLFEVADDTGAVGVDPSSAEIIGTRIVDTVFEDTRRMIGYSGRSLGGEGATGRFKRREDAIRVGDEVYVLGHAHLVDDGTRAEIRAEPGFPLYITTMGEAALTRRFAWRGAAMAVLAAIAVGSGAVVLATPDRVADAILPAIAGVALVGVANTANTLLLVYNGLVRLRERESRAWSLIEVQLNRRAELIPQLVTCVSTYASLEADTQQRIAGLRSGTWTDTGHELPDEADIEHATETAARQTDTARSLIGLAESYPDLKADELFAQLSDQLVDSENRIALARGYFNDSVTALADRARTFPASIVANRMNLGTRRHLTFGGDEQ
- a CDS encoding LLM class F420-dependent oxidoreductase, translated to MDLRIFTEPQQGATYDQLLAVAKATEDHGFDAFFRSDHYVKMGNVSGLPGPTDAWVTLGGLARETSRIRLGTLVSAMTFRLPGPLAISVAQVDQMSGGRVELGLGTGWYDAEHTAYGIPFPPLGERFERLDEQLAAITGMWATPEGETFTMDGRHYTFTDSPALPKPVQSPRPPVIVGGGGPTRTPRLAARYADEFNLPFSPVERFAAQRDRVTAACEAIDRDPATMRWSVAQVLCCGQTEAEIERRAARIGREVGELRENGAAGTPDEVLERLRVYADAGAERVYLQVLDLDDLDHLALVGRDVLPQVADW